The DNA segment GTGTCGCGCAGGCGTGGGAACGTATTCTGACGGATACCGGCTTGTCCGTCGCACAACTGAGAGCACAGGGACGCTATGTCGAAGATGTCTATTGAGGCGTTGCCAGACACGCAATTCAAGCTTTGGCGCGTGAGCGGTGCGACGATGGGAACCCGCTACACGGCGGCCTTCCATACGTCGCCGAAGGCGGACGAAAAAGAACTGGCGGCGCGGCTTGCTGCGGCGCTTGGCTCGGTTGACGAGCAGATGTCGAACTGGAAGGAAAGCTCCGACGTGTCACGGTTGAATCGTGCCGAGCTGGACTGCTGGGTGCCGGTGTCCAGGAATCTCGCGGCTTTGCTCGCACGTGCGATGGAGATCGGCAACGATACGCACAACGCCTTCAACATCGGCGTCGGCGGGCTTGTCGGTTTGTGGGGTTTTGGGCCATCGGGCGAGCAGCGTGCACCTCGCCCAGGCGCGGTGCACACGTTCAAGGCAAGCCCATGCCCGTCTGTGAGCGAACTGATTGACGTGGATGTGCAACGGTGCCGGGTGCGCAAGCGGGGACCCGTTGCGCTGGATCTGTGTGGTATTGCAAAGGGGTTCGGCGTCGACGAACTTGCACGCGTGTTAAGCGAGCACGAGATCGACTCATGGCTTGTCGGCATCGACGGTGAAATGCGCGCGTGCGGAAGCAAGCCGGATGGGTCGCCGTGGGCGATTGCGCTTGAGGCCCCGGATTACGAGCGGCACGCCGCAATGGGCGTGATCGAACTGAGCAACGCCGCTATTGCGACGTCTGGCGACTACCGCCACTGGGCTGACATCGACGGTGTGCGTATCTCGCACACAATGGATCCCCGAACCGGCGCGCCACTGCGCAGTTCCGTTGCGTCGGTGACGGTCATTGCACCGACATGCGCGGACGCGGACGCCTACGCGACAGCCTTGCTGGTGCTCGGCGCGCAGGCGGGGCGAGATTATGCTCAGCGCAGGCGCCTCGACGCACTCTTCGTCGTACGCGACGGCGATGCGCTGCGCACGATCGGGACCGGCTACTTTGCCAATGCGCGCTAGGACCCTGGCCAGTTTTTGCTGCCGGTATGCGCTGTTGCCATACGCCCAGCGCGGCGATGTCTTCCGTGACGGCATTCCGGTTGCAGACGTCATCCAGACCTGGCTCGACGTCTCGGCTCACCTTGCACGCGGCGCAGAGCAGGCGGCGGAACTGGAACACGGGATTCTTGCAAACGCCGTCGAAGAAAGCGCTTGAGCGACCTCATCGAAATTACCCAGGCGGCTAGCCTTGAAGCTGATCGAAAAAGGAACTTGAATTCCTAGACGCGGACCCAAACCGGGGCGGAGGTGTTAGAGGCGCCATCCTGAGTTCCGTCTCAGATCAAGTCGTTGCCAGGACGGGTCGTCCAGTGCCGCAGGAGCGCGATCGGTCCGATGGTGACGGACTTACGCAGTCGGCCCCTATCGTGACCGGTAATCGGGGCCGCTGTCGAAATCCAATGGGGACAGGTAAATGCCGATTTCAAAAGCCTTGGCATCGCGATGTCGTCGCTGTTGGCCGCGCTGGTGGCAGTGGGTTGCGCGACACAGACGGAACCTGGGGAAGACCGCGTGCGCATCATGGAGCAGCGGGGCATTCCCTACGCTTGTGCCAGAGATGACGAGGCCGGTAGGCGGGCCATGGAAGATGACTGGCTACTTTGCACAAGTACGAGCTGTCCGTGCCGCTGAACTGAGCCGCCGCGCGGTGCATGACTACTACCTGCATTGCGCCCCGGCGCGAGTACCACGACACATGGTCATCCCCTCCTGAGTAGGGCATGAGAACAAAAGGTCCTGCCACAAATCAGCAATGTGCGGGATCTGCCCAAAATCTGATAGGCGTTTCTTCCCACCGTCGCACGCTCACTCGGGCGCGTAAGAGCGTTTCTGCCTACGCCATGGGGACATAAGCCGCCGTAGTAATGCGAGGATAGGCGGCTTCGCCGTGGCTAACGCTTTGGATGCCCCAGGGCGCGCAGCGCCCTTACTGCCTTGCGTCTCCGTACTCGCCGCTCCTTTTTCATCCACTGCATGA comes from the Cupriavidus basilensis genome and includes:
- a CDS encoding FAD:protein FMN transferase — translated: MSKMSIEALPDTQFKLWRVSGATMGTRYTAAFHTSPKADEKELAARLAAALGSVDEQMSNWKESSDVSRLNRAELDCWVPVSRNLAALLARAMEIGNDTHNAFNIGVGGLVGLWGFGPSGEQRAPRPGAVHTFKASPCPSVSELIDVDVQRCRVRKRGPVALDLCGIAKGFGVDELARVLSEHEIDSWLVGIDGEMRACGSKPDGSPWAIALEAPDYERHAAMGVIELSNAAIATSGDYRHWADIDGVRISHTMDPRTGAPLRSSVASVTVIAPTCADADAYATALLVLGAQAGRDYAQRRRLDALFVVRDGDALRTIGTGYFANAR